The Halosimplex litoreum genome has a window encoding:
- a CDS encoding winged helix-turn-helix domain-containing protein, protein MSRASDEAGEESDAAEVDPAEAFGVVANETRLDILEALWRAEDRPVSFSALHDDVAMRDSAQFNYHLQQLTDQFVVKTEAGYDLRHAGAQVVRAVRAGTFTRQPDVDPFEVEGACTRCGGGLQARYADEQFRIDCVDCGKSHGEYEFPPGGLVDRTNEEVATAFDERVRHLHCLAADGVCPSCAGRIHTEIVRGGDCCLDVALRAEHVCERCRNELCSPVGLVLLDESVVSAFYDDHGIDLSDRRYWTLPWCVDDEYTTVDAVDPWRVTVEIPLADDRLTVTLDGDLDVVDSECHSCEG, encoded by the coding sequence ATGAGCAGAGCCAGCGACGAGGCCGGCGAGGAGAGCGATGCCGCCGAGGTCGATCCGGCGGAAGCGTTCGGCGTCGTCGCCAACGAGACCCGTCTGGACATCCTCGAGGCGCTGTGGCGCGCCGAGGACCGGCCCGTGAGCTTCTCGGCGCTGCACGACGACGTGGCGATGCGCGACAGCGCCCAGTTCAACTACCACCTCCAGCAGCTCACCGACCAGTTCGTCGTCAAGACCGAGGCGGGCTACGACCTGCGCCACGCCGGCGCGCAGGTCGTCCGCGCGGTCCGCGCGGGCACGTTCACCCGCCAGCCCGACGTCGACCCCTTCGAAGTGGAGGGCGCCTGCACCCGCTGTGGCGGCGGGCTACAAGCCCGCTACGCCGACGAGCAGTTCCGCATCGACTGCGTCGACTGCGGCAAGTCCCACGGCGAGTACGAGTTCCCGCCCGGCGGGCTCGTCGACCGCACGAACGAGGAGGTCGCGACCGCCTTCGACGAGCGCGTCCGGCACCTCCACTGCCTGGCGGCCGACGGCGTCTGCCCGTCCTGCGCCGGCCGCATCCACACCGAGATCGTCCGCGGCGGCGACTGCTGTCTCGACGTCGCCCTGCGCGCCGAACACGTCTGCGAACGCTGTCGTAACGAACTCTGCTCGCCCGTCGGCCTCGTCCTGCTCGACGAGTCCGTCGTCTCGGCGTTCTACGACGACCACGGCATCGACCTGTCCGACCGGCGCTACTGGACGCTCCCGTGGTGCGTCGACGACGAGTACACCACCGTCGACGCCGTCGACCCCTGGCGGGTCACCGTCGAGATCCCGCTGGCCGACGACCGCCTGACCGTCACGCTCGACGGCGACCTCGACGTGGTCGACAGCGAGTGTCACTCCTGCGAGGGCTGA